One window from the genome of Myripristis murdjan chromosome 6, fMyrMur1.1, whole genome shotgun sequence encodes:
- the rbl2 gene encoding retinoblastoma-like protein 2 isoform X1, giving the protein MSDEDDFLQKARTGFEDLCRALNMDEGASNDAWKSYENISRNFTLEGSELHWLACALYVACRSSVPTVGKGTAEGNYVSLTRILRCSEQSLIEFFNKMKKWQDMANLPQDFRQSTEKLERNFTVSAVIFKKYVPIFKAIFKAPSEDPPRVHRSRKQRRHPCTVSEVFNFCWILFVHAKGNFPMISDDLVNSYHLLLCALDLVFTNALLCNARKDLLNPNFKGLPEDFASKDYRPAAGPYCFIEQLCELHDGLVLEAKGVKEHFWKPFIKKLFHKRILKGKEDSLTGFLDPMNFGDSFASLGRVYEEHILATGSLDERIFTGEGASEDIGTPGPCLCEGVENQDSSTYRLHTNLTASALKVSTPLTGRKYVQDNSLASPLSSAMQSVGRLHSLLTRNKHGPSSRLIEILRACARDPSDVISKRLKDMFQLFSQHYESNEAENPGMGKDMAVKYFRLAEALYYKVLEAIIEREKKILGDADLSSILEQDVFHRSLLACCLEIVIFSYRPPGDFPTVISIFQLPAYHFYKVIEVLVRAEQGLFREVVKHLNQVEEQVLESLAWTRDSPLWESLRGAKDHIPTCQEVMPPQYLEQNDGGSNTGSGPLTPITRGPDLTANSTVKGVSPSPTTLLDRYSSPPTGMARRRLFVDPVDSTGTTDPCITSTSTASTTSTAAATAPKTGQASLVTAIPAGQTVVTMATATVTANNGQTVTIPVQGIANESGGITFIPVQVSVTGQGGATLQPLSAQTLTGTITAQTGVTKPVPKSPSSPLRKGSLSLFFRKVYHLASVRLRDLCAKLDISSELRRKIWTCFEYSLVHCTELMMDRHLDQLLMCAVYVMTKVTKEDKSFQNIMKCYRTQPQASSTVYRSVLISGRKRHQSGSSDANRRNSPTAASSQEAAGGDNSPVPIRSSSTLPAPQPGSNPSTPTNTASKTASSTAGSTLSDGEEERGDLIHFYNQVYIKQMRHFALRYSPSSPSAGVESPPLCPYPTLRTGSPRRVLLSSKHSIYISPHKAGTPPTPTTPRDKIYYYICSSPPNRLQEINSMIRTGETPIRKRSMPLEEELSPKRVCPDNHSALLRRLQDVANDRSSSH; this is encoded by the exons CCTGATTGAGTTTTTTAATAAGATGAAGAAGTGGCAAGACATGGCCAACCTGCCTCAGGACTTCCGTCAGAGCACAGAGAAGCTGGAGAGAAACTTCACAGTGTCGGCAGTCATCTTTAAGAAGTACGTCCCCATCTTCAAAGCCATCTTCAAGGCCCCGTCAGAGGACCCGCCTCGAGTTCACCGGAGCCGCAAACAGAG ACGCCATCCGTGCACTGTGTCTGAGGTCTTTAACTTCTGCTGGATCCTCTTTGTCCATGCGAAAG gGAACTTCCCTATGATCAGTGATGACCTGGTCAACTCCTACCATCTGCTTCTGTGCGCTCTAGACTTGGTCTTCACCAACGCTCTGCTGTGCAATGCCAGGAAAGATCTGCTCAACCCGAACTTCAAAG GCCTGCCAGAGGACTTCGCCAGTAAGGACTACAGGCCCGCCGCAGGCCCCTACTGCTTCATCGAGCAGCTGTGTGAGCTGCATGACGGCCTGGTGCTGGAGGCCAAGGGCGTCAAAGAGCACTTCTGGAAGCCCTTCATCAAGAAGCTCTTTCATAAGAGG ATTCTTAAAGGAAAAGAAGACAGCTTGACAGGGTTTCTGGATCCTATGAACTTTGGAGACAGTTT TGCATCACTGGGTCGTGTGTATGAGGAGCACATCCTGGCCACAGGCAGTTTAGATGAGAGGATCTTCACAGGGGAGGGGGCGAGTGAAGACATCGGCACCCCGGGGCCCTGCCTGTGTGAGGGGGTGGAGAACCAGGACAGCTCCACCTACAGGCTGCACACTAACCTCACA gcctcggctctgaaggtTTCCACTCCTCTTACTGGTAGGAAATATGTCCAGGACAACAGCCTGGCATCTCCGCTCTCCTCTGCCATGCAGAGCGTCGGACGGCTCCACAGTCTGCTGACGAGAAACAAACACGGACCCAGCTCTAGACTGATAGAAATACTCAG AGCCTGTGCCAGAGACCccagtgatgtcatcagcaaGCGCCTGAAGGACATGTTCCAGCTCTTCAGTCAACATTATGAGAGCAATGAGGCAGAGAACCCGGGCATGGGGAAAG ATATGGCAGTGAAGTATTTTCGCCTGGCGGAGGCACTGTACTACAAGGTTCTGGAGGCCATCATCGAGCGGGAGAAGAAGATACTCGGTGACGCTGACCTGTCT AGTATTCTGGAGCAGGACGTCTTCCACCGCTCCCTGCTGGCCTGCTGTCTGGAGATCGTCATCTTCTCTTACAGACCTCCAGGAGATTTTCCCACTGTGATTAGCATCTTCCAGCTCCCCGCCTACCACTTCTACAAG gtgatTGAGGTGCTGGTGCGGGCAGAGCAGGGTCTATTTCGGGAGGTGGTGAAGCACCTGAACCAGGTGGAGGAGCAGGTCCTGGAGAGCCTGGCCTGGACCAGGGACTCTCCGCTCTGGGAAAGCCTCCGTGGGGCCAAAGATCACATCCCCACCTGCCAGGAG GTGATGCCTCCTCAGTATCTGGAGCAAAACGATGGAGGCAGCAATACAGGCAGCGGCCCGCTCACACCCATCACCCGTGGGCCTGACCTCACAGCCAACAGTACTgtcaaag gcgTGTCCCCCTCCCCCACTACCCTGCTGGACCGATACAGCTCCCCGCCCACCGGCATGGCCCGAAGGCGTCTGTTTGTCGACCCGGTGGACAGCACCGGCACCACCGATCCCTGCATCACCTCCACCAGCACCGCCAGTACCACAAGTACAGCCGCCGCCACCGCGCCCAAGACTGGTCAGGCCAGCCTGGTCACCGCAATACCAGCCGGGCAGACTGtggtcaccatggcaactgccACTGTTACCGCCAACAATGGCCAGACAGTTACTATACCTGTGCAAG GGATAGCCAATGAGAGCGGAGGCATCACATTCATCCCAGTCCAAGTGAGTGTGACTGGGCAGGGCGGGGCCACACTGCAGCCACTGTCCGCTCAGACTCTGACTGGCACCATCACCGCCCAAACAGGTGTCACTAAGCCAGTCCCCAAATCACCCAGCAGTCCACTGAGGAAAGGCTCACTGTCCCTGTTCTTCAGGAAG GTGTACCACCTGGCCAGTGTGCGTCTTAGAGATCTGTGTGCCAAGCTTGACATCTCATcagagctgaggaggaagatCTGGACGTGCTTCGAATATTCTCTGGTCCACTGCACCGAACTCATGATGGACCGTCATCTCGACCAACTCCTCATGTGTGCCGTCTATGTCATGACTaag GTGACCAAAGAGGACAAGTCCTTCCAGAACATTATGAAGTGTTATCGAACCCAGCCTCAGGCCAGCAGTACC gtctaCAGGAGTGTGTTAATCTCAGGGAGGAAGAGGCATCAGTCAGGCAGCAGTGATGCCAACAGACGCAATTCACCTactgcagccagcagccagGAAGCAG caggtggAGACAACAGCCCAGTTCCTATACGCTCCAGCAGCACCTTACCCGCCCCCCAGCCCGGCAGCAACCCCTCCACGCCCACCAACACTGCCTCCAAGACTGCCTCCTCCACCGCCGGCTCCACACTGAGTGATGGCGAGGAGGAGCGAGGAGACCTCATTCACTTCTACAACCAGGTTTACATCAAGCAGATGAGGCACTTTGCCCTGCGATACTCACCAAGTTCACCCTCTGCAGGG gtggagtCTCCTCCGCTGTGTCCATATCCCACCCTGAGGACCGGGTCGCCCCGTCGGGTGCTGCTGTCCAGCAAACACTCCATCTACATCTCACCACATAAGGCTGGCACGCCACCAACACCCACAACCCCCCGCGACAAAATCTATTATTACATCTGCAGCAGCCCCCCCAac CGCCTGCAGGAGATCAACAGCATGATCCGAACAGGTGAGACTCCCATCAGGAAGCGCAGCATGcctctggaggaggagctgtcGCCCAAGAGGGTTTGTCCCGACAACCACTCTGCGCTGCTCCGCCGCCTGCAGGACGTCGCCAACGACCGCAGCTCCTCTCACTGA
- the rbl2 gene encoding retinoblastoma-like protein 2 isoform X2, with protein sequence MSDEDDFLQKARTGFEDLCRALNMDEGASNDAWKSYENISRNFTLEGSELHWLACALYVACRSSVPTVGKGTAEGNYVSLTRILRCSEQSLIEFFNKMKKWQDMANLPQDFRQSTEKLERNFTVSAVIFKKYVPIFKAIFKAPSEDPPRVHRSRKQRRHPCTVSEVFNFCWILFVHAKGNFPMISDDLVNSYHLLLCALDLVFTNALLCNARKDLLNPNFKGLPEDFASKDYRPAAGPYCFIEQLCELHDGLVLEAKGVKEHFWKPFIKKLFHKRILKGKEDSLTGFLDPMNFGDSFASLGRVYEEHILATGSLDERIFTGEGASEDIGTPGPCLCEGVENQDSSTYRLHTNLTASALKVSTPLTGRKYVQDNSLASPLSSAMQSVGRLHSLLTRNKHGPSSRLIEILRACARDPSDVISKRLKDMFQLFSQHYESNEAENPGMGKDMAVKYFRLAEALYYKVLEAIIEREKKILGDADLSSILEQDVFHRSLLACCLEIVIFSYRPPGDFPTVISIFQLPAYHFYKVIEVLVRAEQGLFREVVKHLNQVEEQVLESLAWTRDSPLWESLRGAKDHIPTCQEVMPPQYLEQNDGGSNTGSGPLTPITRGPDLTANSTVKGVSPSPTTLLDRYSSPPTGMARRRLFVDPVDSTGTTDPCITSTSTASTTSTAAATAPKTGQASLVTAIPAGQTVVTMATATVTANNGQTVTIPVQGIANESGGITFIPVQVSVTGQGGATLQPLSAQTLTGTITAQTGVTKPVPKSPSSPLRKGSLSLFFRKVYHLASVRLRDLCAKLDISSELRRKIWTCFEYSLVHCTELMMDRHLDQLLMCAVYVMTKVTKEDKSFQNIMKCYRTQPQASSTVYRSVLISGRKRHQSGSSDANRRNSPTAASSQEAGGDNSPVPIRSSSTLPAPQPGSNPSTPTNTASKTASSTAGSTLSDGEEERGDLIHFYNQVYIKQMRHFALRYSPSSPSAGVESPPLCPYPTLRTGSPRRVLLSSKHSIYISPHKAGTPPTPTTPRDKIYYYICSSPPNRLQEINSMIRTGETPIRKRSMPLEEELSPKRVCPDNHSALLRRLQDVANDRSSSH encoded by the exons CCTGATTGAGTTTTTTAATAAGATGAAGAAGTGGCAAGACATGGCCAACCTGCCTCAGGACTTCCGTCAGAGCACAGAGAAGCTGGAGAGAAACTTCACAGTGTCGGCAGTCATCTTTAAGAAGTACGTCCCCATCTTCAAAGCCATCTTCAAGGCCCCGTCAGAGGACCCGCCTCGAGTTCACCGGAGCCGCAAACAGAG ACGCCATCCGTGCACTGTGTCTGAGGTCTTTAACTTCTGCTGGATCCTCTTTGTCCATGCGAAAG gGAACTTCCCTATGATCAGTGATGACCTGGTCAACTCCTACCATCTGCTTCTGTGCGCTCTAGACTTGGTCTTCACCAACGCTCTGCTGTGCAATGCCAGGAAAGATCTGCTCAACCCGAACTTCAAAG GCCTGCCAGAGGACTTCGCCAGTAAGGACTACAGGCCCGCCGCAGGCCCCTACTGCTTCATCGAGCAGCTGTGTGAGCTGCATGACGGCCTGGTGCTGGAGGCCAAGGGCGTCAAAGAGCACTTCTGGAAGCCCTTCATCAAGAAGCTCTTTCATAAGAGG ATTCTTAAAGGAAAAGAAGACAGCTTGACAGGGTTTCTGGATCCTATGAACTTTGGAGACAGTTT TGCATCACTGGGTCGTGTGTATGAGGAGCACATCCTGGCCACAGGCAGTTTAGATGAGAGGATCTTCACAGGGGAGGGGGCGAGTGAAGACATCGGCACCCCGGGGCCCTGCCTGTGTGAGGGGGTGGAGAACCAGGACAGCTCCACCTACAGGCTGCACACTAACCTCACA gcctcggctctgaaggtTTCCACTCCTCTTACTGGTAGGAAATATGTCCAGGACAACAGCCTGGCATCTCCGCTCTCCTCTGCCATGCAGAGCGTCGGACGGCTCCACAGTCTGCTGACGAGAAACAAACACGGACCCAGCTCTAGACTGATAGAAATACTCAG AGCCTGTGCCAGAGACCccagtgatgtcatcagcaaGCGCCTGAAGGACATGTTCCAGCTCTTCAGTCAACATTATGAGAGCAATGAGGCAGAGAACCCGGGCATGGGGAAAG ATATGGCAGTGAAGTATTTTCGCCTGGCGGAGGCACTGTACTACAAGGTTCTGGAGGCCATCATCGAGCGGGAGAAGAAGATACTCGGTGACGCTGACCTGTCT AGTATTCTGGAGCAGGACGTCTTCCACCGCTCCCTGCTGGCCTGCTGTCTGGAGATCGTCATCTTCTCTTACAGACCTCCAGGAGATTTTCCCACTGTGATTAGCATCTTCCAGCTCCCCGCCTACCACTTCTACAAG gtgatTGAGGTGCTGGTGCGGGCAGAGCAGGGTCTATTTCGGGAGGTGGTGAAGCACCTGAACCAGGTGGAGGAGCAGGTCCTGGAGAGCCTGGCCTGGACCAGGGACTCTCCGCTCTGGGAAAGCCTCCGTGGGGCCAAAGATCACATCCCCACCTGCCAGGAG GTGATGCCTCCTCAGTATCTGGAGCAAAACGATGGAGGCAGCAATACAGGCAGCGGCCCGCTCACACCCATCACCCGTGGGCCTGACCTCACAGCCAACAGTACTgtcaaag gcgTGTCCCCCTCCCCCACTACCCTGCTGGACCGATACAGCTCCCCGCCCACCGGCATGGCCCGAAGGCGTCTGTTTGTCGACCCGGTGGACAGCACCGGCACCACCGATCCCTGCATCACCTCCACCAGCACCGCCAGTACCACAAGTACAGCCGCCGCCACCGCGCCCAAGACTGGTCAGGCCAGCCTGGTCACCGCAATACCAGCCGGGCAGACTGtggtcaccatggcaactgccACTGTTACCGCCAACAATGGCCAGACAGTTACTATACCTGTGCAAG GGATAGCCAATGAGAGCGGAGGCATCACATTCATCCCAGTCCAAGTGAGTGTGACTGGGCAGGGCGGGGCCACACTGCAGCCACTGTCCGCTCAGACTCTGACTGGCACCATCACCGCCCAAACAGGTGTCACTAAGCCAGTCCCCAAATCACCCAGCAGTCCACTGAGGAAAGGCTCACTGTCCCTGTTCTTCAGGAAG GTGTACCACCTGGCCAGTGTGCGTCTTAGAGATCTGTGTGCCAAGCTTGACATCTCATcagagctgaggaggaagatCTGGACGTGCTTCGAATATTCTCTGGTCCACTGCACCGAACTCATGATGGACCGTCATCTCGACCAACTCCTCATGTGTGCCGTCTATGTCATGACTaag GTGACCAAAGAGGACAAGTCCTTCCAGAACATTATGAAGTGTTATCGAACCCAGCCTCAGGCCAGCAGTACC gtctaCAGGAGTGTGTTAATCTCAGGGAGGAAGAGGCATCAGTCAGGCAGCAGTGATGCCAACAGACGCAATTCACCTactgcagccagcagccagGAAGCAG gtggAGACAACAGCCCAGTTCCTATACGCTCCAGCAGCACCTTACCCGCCCCCCAGCCCGGCAGCAACCCCTCCACGCCCACCAACACTGCCTCCAAGACTGCCTCCTCCACCGCCGGCTCCACACTGAGTGATGGCGAGGAGGAGCGAGGAGACCTCATTCACTTCTACAACCAGGTTTACATCAAGCAGATGAGGCACTTTGCCCTGCGATACTCACCAAGTTCACCCTCTGCAGGG gtggagtCTCCTCCGCTGTGTCCATATCCCACCCTGAGGACCGGGTCGCCCCGTCGGGTGCTGCTGTCCAGCAAACACTCCATCTACATCTCACCACATAAGGCTGGCACGCCACCAACACCCACAACCCCCCGCGACAAAATCTATTATTACATCTGCAGCAGCCCCCCCAac CGCCTGCAGGAGATCAACAGCATGATCCGAACAGGTGAGACTCCCATCAGGAAGCGCAGCATGcctctggaggaggagctgtcGCCCAAGAGGGTTTGTCCCGACAACCACTCTGCGCTGCTCCGCCGCCTGCAGGACGTCGCCAACGACCGCAGCTCCTCTCACTGA